Within the Procambarus clarkii isolate CNS0578487 chromosome 28, FALCON_Pclarkii_2.0, whole genome shotgun sequence genome, the region tcataagtttgaattccatcatgtagtcaaagactaggacacaatggtcactggcccctagaggtatttcatgctctaaattctcgatatcttctacgttctgggtgaaaatcaggtctaataggctcggtgcatctcctcctctttcccttgtgtcttccttcacatgttgtgtcaggaaattcctgtctataacatctactaattttgctccccacgtttcgtcccctccatggggattccttgattcccaatttatctctccatgatttaggtcccccatgatcagcagcttcgctctcattctgtgggctagtgttgctgccttctgcagttcatctatacatgctttgttgttgtcatcatactcctgcctgggtcttctactgtttggtgggggattgtagattaccaggatcacaatcttcctcccatctactgtcagagttccatgtatgaagcttgtgcactcattggtaactcgatttcccaggtcttcaaacttccatttccgctttattaggagtgctactccccctccctgtctctgtgtcctctcttttcgtatcacctggtacccttcaggaaagattgcatctgagatcatgtcattaattttagtttccacaattgcaactatgtcaggatctgcttcactcactctttcttttatctcttctgctttattagataccccatcagcattggtgtaccaaaccttgagattcttcatggaaactcttgtaccagagttctccctttctctgggggtctggggggatctgggggatgtctggggggtgactgggggcagaggggatctgggggatctggggggtgtctgggggatgactgggggcggggagggtccgggggatgtccggggggatccggggggtgtctgggggggtccggggggtgtatggggggtgaaagagttcaggaggggggtgttcagaaagagtgcttggggggctactgggggctgggcttctaggaaggtaggtaggagggtctggggtagggcctgggtaggtaggtctggagtaggaagggcatactgggtctgaagattggggagggcatagaggggttgggagatagcgtaaggttgggagacagatagaggttgagaggttgggagggggaaggatagagggggtgggggggacctcccacctccctcgcaagggtggggggtcacatggaaggagaggggatgaggaggggtgagggctgggtaggctttgggtgttgagaggatgaggtctgggtgggttcttggggttgagtgtgtgtgtgtgcgtgtgtgtgtgtgtgtgtgtgtgtgtgtgtgtgtgtgtgtgtgtgtgtgtgtgtgtgtgtgtgtttccattgttttgtgtgtgcgtgtgtgtgtgcgtgtgtgtgtgtgtgtgtgtgtgtgtgtgtgtgtgcgtgtgtgtgtgcgtgtgtgtgtgtgtgtgtgtgtgtgtgtgtgtgcgtgtgtgtgtgtgtgtgtgtgtgtgtgtgtttccattgttttgtgtgtgcgtgtgtgtgtgtgtgcgtgtgtgtgtatgtgtgtgtgtgtgtgtgtgtgcgtgtgtgtgtgtgtgtgtgtgtgtgtttccattgttttgtgtgtgcgtgtgtgtgtgcgtgtgtgtgtgtgtgtgtgtgtgtgtgtgtgtgtgtgtgtgtgtgtgtgtgtgtgtgtgtgtgtgtactcacctagttgtactcacctagttgtgcttgcgggggttgagctctggctctttggccccgcctctcaactgtcaatcaacaggtgtacaggttcctgagcctattgggctctatcatatctagacttaaagctgtgtatggagtcagcctccaccacatcacttcctaatgcattccatttgtctactactctgacactaaaaaaaaaaattctaacgtctctatggctcatttgggcactcaatttccacctgtgtcccctagtgcgtgtggcaCTTGTATTAAATAATCTATCCATCTACCcctatcaatttctctgagaatcttgtatgtggtgatcatgtcccctctaactcttctgtctcccagtgacgtgaggtttaattcccgtagtttctcctcgtagctcatacccctcagttcgggtactagtctggtggcaaacctttgaaccttttccagtttagtcttatccttgactagatttgGACTCATGCTGGagtcacatactccaggattggtctgacatatgtggtatataatgttctgaaagattccttacacaagtttctaaaggccgttcttatgttaggcaacctggcatatgctgctgatgttatcctcttgatatgagcttcaggggacaggtctggcgtgatatcaaccgccaggtctctctctctgactctttaagtatctcatctccaaatgataccttgtatctggtctcctgcttcctacccctatcttcattacattacatttgcttgggttaaactctaacagccatatgttcgaccattcctgcagcttgtccaggacttcttgtagcctcaagctgtcctcctctgtcttaatccttctcataattttggcgtcgtcagcaaacattgagaggaatgagtctataccctctgggagatcatcctCTGGAtcatttctccagcttatgcatcaaccttttatttggtactgtgtcaaaggctttccgacagtccaaaaaatgcagtacgcccatccttctctttcttgcttaatctttatcacctgattgtagaattctatcaagcctgtaaggcaagatttaccctccccgaacccatgttgatgggttgtcacgaagtctcttctctccggatgtgttactaggttttttctcacaatcttctccatcaccttgcatggtatacaagttaaggacactggcctgtagttcagtgcctcttgtccgtcaccctttttgtatattggtactacattagcagtcttccatatttctggtaggtctcccgtttcaagtgacctactatacacctatacactatggagacacacacacacacacacacacacacacacacacacacacacacacacacacacacacacacacacacacacacacacacacacactaggtgagtacacacacacaggctgccaggctggccaacatacgaacggcattcagaaacttgtgtaaagaatcattcagaactttgtataccacatatgtcaggccaatcctggagtatgcagccccagcatggagtccatatctagtcaaggataagactaaactggaaaaggttcaaaggtttgccaccagactagtacccgagctgagaggtatgagctacgaggagagactacgggaattaaacctcacttcgctggaagacagaagagttagaggggacatgatcaccacattcaagattctgaaggggattgatagggtagataaagacagtctatttaacacaaggggaacacgcacaaggggacacaggtggaaactgagtgcccaaatgagccacagagatattagaaagaacttttttagtgtcagagtggttgacaaatggaatgcattagggggtgatgtggtggaggctgactccatacacagtttcaagtgtagatatgacagagcccgataggctcaggaatctgtacacctgttgattgacggttgagaggcgggaccaaagagccagagctcaatccccgcaaacacaactaggtgagtacaactaggtgagtacacacacacacacacacacacacacataaacacacactatgtgtgtgtgtgtgtgtgtgtgtgtgtgtgtgtgtgtgtgtgtgtgtgtgtgtgtgtgtgtgtgtgtgtgtgcgtgtttgtgtttgtactcacctatttgtgcttgcgggggttgagctttggctctttggtcccgcctctcaactgtcaatcaactggtgtacagattcctgtgtgtgtgtgtgtgtgtgtgtgtgtgtgtgtatttcggaaccaattttccacctgtgtccccctgttcgtgtcccacccgtgctaaagagtttgtctttgtccaccctgtcaattccccatgagaattttgtaggtggttatcatgtctccccttactcttctgttttccatggacgtgaggttcagctcctttagcctttcctcgtagctcatacctctcagttccgagactagtcgtctggtggcatacctctcaatcttctctaaatttgtcttgtgtttaactaggtatggagtccaggctggagctgcatactcccggattggtcttacatatgtggtatataaggtccttaacgattccttacacatgtttctaaaggcagtcttatgttgaccagtctagcatatgccgctgatgatatcctttagaTGTGggtttctggggacaggttcggtgtgattttaaccctcagatctttctctctatttgactcctgcaggatttcacctcccagatggtaccttgtgttcagccttttgTTCCCTACGccaaatttcattactttacactttcctgagttgaactttagtagccattttctagaccattcctccagtttgtccaggtcgccctgtagtctctgtctattttcatctgttttgattcttctcataatctgtgcatcatcagcaattattgagaggaatgagtctataccctctggaagatcgttaacatatatttgaaacaggatgggttcaacagaaccctgtggggctccgctggtgatatctcgccactctgatgtgttCCCccacaccgttactcgctgtttcctgttgcttagatactcccttatccactggagcaccttaacttttactcctgcctgttgctccaacttttgtaacagcctttttatgaggtactgtgtcaaaggctttcttacagtccaagaaaatgcagtctgctcacccttctctttctttcaaatttgtgttgcctggtcaaagaattctattaaacctgtgagacacaatttaccatctctgaacccatgttggtggtgcgttacatagctgtttccctccagatgctctacgagccttttcctcacgatcttctccatcaccttgcatggtatacaagttagggaaactggcctgtagttcagtgcctcttgcctgtcgccctttttgtatattgggactacgttagctgtcttccaactttctggtaggtctcctgtttataCTCACACTCccttgtgtgtgtatattgtgagtgtatagtgtgtgtgtgaagtgcaTGTAGTGGGTATAGTGTGCATATagcgtgtgtatagcgtgtgtatagtgtgtgtgtgaagtgcaTGTAGTGGGTATAGTGTGCATATAGCGTGTGTATAGCGTttttatagtgtgtgtatattggtgtttttctctcagtgttcAGTAGTCCTCCAGCTTCATGACGTGTATTTTGTATGACATACATTGGCAACGTTTAtatctatacatataatttatcgtGATACAGGCCTTCCTGTATTTGGGTCTGTTCTATATTAATGTAAATAGGCTAACGAACTagtaggggggaaagcgccaagccattacgcatatataacactgggatggggtcaggatatgaagatgcaactgggagattggtgaaccccgacagagagagtgcattttctgccaaactgtcacagaaaagccattacttcactatcttctggaatgtgaagcaaccaatgaccttagaagagctttaagagttcctgaatcatgcagtggccaccctgaagccatcaacacagccactctcctggtcaacaaaggtgtccagcagctggacaccctcataaagactgtgaagcagtatcctcccccacgataacagcttgatggttaaatgcaacctcagaatactgagaaaaaaaaattgtaccacttacgggctattcatgcccgtgccacctcttgggtggcttaatctttatcaatcaatcaatcaggatatgaatttaggatgggacggtgggaaggaatggtgcccaacctcttgtggacggtcggggattgaacgccgacctgcatgaagcgagaccttcgctctaccgtccacattcacattaacatttacttaaacaaataaaaataatttaaaaatatgtAATTCAATTCCGTACAAACTCCAAATGGTTCGATTACTTGATGTGGAAAATATTATTTcatattttaccaatattttgtcaAAGCAGATGAACACTATGACAACATTTACTGCTTTTGATAATTTGTTAATACACCAGTGAGAAGGTATTGACGAACTAGCCCATGGCACACcccttcaccacacccctcccttcaccacacccctcccttcaccacacccctcccttcaccacacccctcccttcaccacgcccctcccttcaccacacccctcccttcaccacacccatcccttcaccacacccctcccttcaccacacccctcccttcaccacacccctcccttcaccacacccctcccttcaccacacccctcccttcaccacacccctcccttcaccacacccctcccttcaccacacaccctcccttcaccacacaccttcaccacacccctcccttcaccacacccctcccttcaccacacccctcccttcaccacacccctcccttcaccacacccctcccttcaccacacccctcccttcaccacacccctcccttcaccacacaccctcccttcaccacacaccctcccttcaccacacccctcccttcaccacacccctcccttcaccacacccctcccttcaccacacaccctcccttcaccacacccctcccttcaccacacccctcccttcaccacacccctcccttcaccacacccctcccttcaccacacccctcccttcaccacacccctcccttcaccacacccctcccttcaccacacccctcccttcaccacacacccctcccttcaccacacccctcccttcaccacacccctcccttcaccacacccctcccttcaccacacccctcccttcaccacacccctcccttcaccacacccctcccttcaccacacaccctcccttcaccacacccctcccttcaccacacccctcccttcaccacacccctcccttcaccacacccctcccttcaccacacaccctcccttcaccacaccccttccttcaccacacccctcccttcaccacacaccctcccttcaccacacccctcccttcaccacacccctcccttcaccacacccctcccttcaccacacacccctcccttcaccacacacccctcccttcaccacacccctcccttcaccacacccctcccttcaccacacccctcccttcaccacacccctcccttcaccacacaccctcccttcaccacacacccctcccttcaccacacccctcccttcaccacacccctcccttcaccacacccctcccttcaccacacccctcccttcaccacacccctcccttcaccacacccctcccttcaccacattcctcccttcaccacacccatcccttcaccacacccctcccttcaccacacaccctcccttcaccacacccctcccttcaccacacccctcccttcaccacacccctcccttcaccacacccctcccttcaccacattcctcccttcaccacacccctcccttcaacacacccctcccttcaccacacccctcccttcaccacacccctcccttcaccacacccctcccttcaccacacccctcccttcaccacacaccctaccttcaccacacaaccctcccttcaccacaccccacccttcaccacacccctcccttcaccacacaccctcccttccccacacccctcccttcaccacacccctcccttcaccacacccgtcccttcaccacacccctcccttcatcacacaccctcccttcaccacacccctcccttcaccacacccctcccttcactacacccctcccttcaccacacaaccctcccttcaccacacaaccctcccttcaccacacaaccctcccttcaccacacaccctcccttcaccacatctctcccttcaccacaccctcccttcaccacacaccctccctttaccacacccctcccttcaccacacccctcccttcaccacacaccctcccttcaccacacaccctcccttcaccacacccctcccttcaccacacaaccctcccttcaccacacaaccctcccttcaccacacaaccctcccttcaccacacaaccctcccttcaccacaaaaccctcccttcaccacacacccacccttcaccacacccctcccttcaccacacccctcccttcaccacaccacacccctcccttcaccacacccctcccttcaccacaccacacccttcaccacacccctcccttcaccacacccctcccttcaccacaccacacccttcaccacaccctcccttcaccacacaccctcccttcaccacacacccctcccttcaccacacaaccctcccttcaccacacccttcaccacacaacctGTCATCACGAGAGAGTAGCTTATTTCTGTATACGTGACTGGAAGAGGAGTTACTTAACAGTCAGTGTAGCAGTTTATAAGGAAGTGAACAATTGGTATAGTGAAAATCAGACTATGATAAGCTAAACGGTGAGTTGAGGAAATGTTTAAGATGTAGCTTATTGGTTCAGTCCCGCAGTTATTGTCATGTCCTGCCAGGCCTCAGGTCTACTGCTACACTCTGCTACATGATACACTGACCTGTGGTGGCCATCTGTCTGCTGGCAATGACCAATCTGGCAACCACTATTAGCCTAATAATGCCTTCACTCACTACtgactgctcacacactgccatCAATACCAACTTGATATTTATAAAATACAACATAAGCATGAATGATGTATACTGTAGTGTATGAGGTTTGCAGGATAAAATAATACAACTACACTGCACAGAATGCAACACTTCCCCCAGGAGCATACCCCATATTATTGCAAGGAATTACTCTCGCAAAAGAAGTGACAGTAATAAAAATGCTTCTCAAATGCCCTTTGAGGAGCATTTAAAATCCTGTTCAAATCAGGTCCTTCTAATGTGTGTTCTGTCCTCAGAGTGAATGATTTATTCTCACCACTGTCGCTTCTAAAATTCAGAGGCTGGCCAATTTTTCCTGATTCAAGTTATATTTAGTTCATTTTATCCCTAAAATTGGACACATTTTAAGGTTTCTTTTGCTTTAAATTAAGTAATTTGTTTTGACTTGTATATTTCATTATGAGTCGCTCATATGTCAGTAAATGAAGGCAAAATATATAACTAATTTACTAGGCATCAGAAAGCGTTGTTATTGTGAGCTTCTCTTGGgtaaataatttactgtaaatatgtGTAAACCAAACCAAGTATGACTGTATAAAACatacatttatgaataaagttatTGATTGATTTAGTAAttctatattttataatatagttTAATAGAATATTTTAttctatattttataatatatatatatatatatatatatatatatatatatatatatatatatgtatatatatatatatatatatatatatatatatatatatatatataactgaaaactcacaccccagaagtgactcgaacccatactcccaggagcaaacgcaactggtattgcatattgcatattgtcctggggaccattcaggcttgttcgcatatatatatatatatatatatatatatatatatatatatatatatatatatatatatatatatatatatatatatatatatatattaaaatttcagttaaaatgaaaatgaaataagCTTATAAATCCCCACAAAGGGATCAGACAGCTAAAGCTATTGATGAGGCAGCTAAACCTGTTGATGAGGCAGCTAAACCTATTGATGAGACAGCTAAACCTGTTGATGAGACAGCTAAACCTATTGATGAGACAGCTAAACCTATTGATGAGGCAGCTAAACCTATTGATGAGGCAGCTAAACCTATTGATGAGGCAGCTAAACCTATTGATGAGACAGGTAAACCTGTTGATGAGACAGCTAAACCTGTTGATGAGACAGCTAAACCTGTTGATGAGACAGCTAAACCTGTTGATGAGGCAGCTAAACCTATTGATGAGACAGCTAAACCTGTTGATGAGACAGCTAAACCTGTTGATGAGACAGCTAAACCTGTTGATGAGACAGCTAAACCTGTTGATGAGGCAGCTAAACCTATTGATGAGACAGCTAAACCTGTTGATGAGACAGCTAAACCTATTGATGAGACAGCTAAACCTATTGATGAGGCAGCTAAACCTATTGATGAGGCAGCTAAACCTATTGATGAGGCAGCTAAACCTGTTGATGAGACAGGTAAACCTGTTGATGAGGCAGCTAAACCTGTTGATGAGACAGCTAAACCTGTTGATGAGACAGGTAAACCTGTTGATGAGGCAGCTAAACCTGTTGATGAGACAGCTAAACCTGTTGATGAGACAGCTAAACCTATTGATGAGACAGCTAAACCTGTTGATGAGACAGGTAAACCTGTTGATGAGGCAGCTAAACCTGTTGATGAGACAGCTAAACCTGTTGATGAGACAGCTAAACCTATTGATGAGGCAGCTAAACCTATTGATGAGGCAGCTAAACCTGTTGATGAGGCAGCTAAACCTGTTGATGAGACAGGTAAACCTATTGATGAGACAGCTAAACCTATTGATGAGGCAGCTAAACCTGTTGATGAGGCAGCTAAACCTATTGATGAGGCAGCTAAACCTGTTGATGAGACAGGTAAACCTGTTGATGAGGCAGCTAAACCTATTGATGAGACAGCTAAACCTATTGATGAGACAGCTAAACCTGTTGATGAGACAGCTAAACCTATTGATGAGGCAGCTAAACCTATTGATGAGGCAGCTAAACCTGTTGATGAGGCAGCTAAACCTGTTGATGAGACAGCTAAACCTATTGATGAGACAGCTAAACCTATTGATGAGGCAGCTAAACCTGTTGATGAGACAGCTAAACCTATTGATGAGGCAGCTAAACCTATTGATGAGGCAGCTAAACCTGTTGATGAGGCAGCTAAACCTGTTGATGAGACAGCTAAACCTATTGATGAGGCAGCTAAACCTGTTGATGAGGCAGCTAAACCTGTTGATGAGACAGCTAAACCTATTGATGAGGCAGCTAAACCTGTTGATGAGACAGCTAAAGCTATTGATGAGGCAGCTAAACCTGTTGATGAGACAGCTAAACCTATTGATGAGGCAGCTAAAGCTCAGTACAAAGTGTTCATGTATGTTGATGTACGTCACACATAATCGACATTCACTTAGCATTCTGGGGAGAAACACATATGTACTTCTTCCTATACACATGTAATGTTACACTGAGCATGTACACAAATTACATACAAACACTTGTTTAGTTAAGTACAAGTACAAAGGCTTTACAAAAAATAAATATGATTCAAATAGACATTTTAGAGAAATCTTGAGAagtttacaatcttggtgcaagtgTTATATCTCTTTAGTACATGTCAATCATTTCCCTGTGGAACAATGAGGCTGTTTGTTCTGGAACAGTGTTCATCTTATTGGTAGGAGGGTTAaccggctgtgcccgggtctcCTCCCTCCCATCCTCCGTCCCATTCCTTTATTTCCACATAATTTTGACAGTATTTATTGACAATATTTCCTGTTCCATGTTctctgtggtgtgtatgtgtaggcgggcatgacggctgagtggacgacgctcgggattcgtagtcctaatgtTCCGGGTTCGTTCCCCGgcacaggcaaaaacaaatgggtaaagtttctttcaccctgatgcaactgttcatctagcagtaaatagatacctgggagttagacaactgctatgtgctgcttccagggggggggggggggcggggggggatgTGTAACATAAAGGATGTATTTTCACTCCATGTACTTTTGCTAGTTTCGTAAACGAAATGGTTGACACATATGTGTATGCTCTCACATATTGACACATATATGTAGGTATATATGTGACCCCTGAGATCTCTCATACATTAAACTCCTCGTCGCTTACTCTTGTACCTGAATGTTTCTGTTCCAGTTCTGTTAATTTGTTCTTGGTTAACATACGTTCAGCATCAACTTGTGATTAAATTGTTCCACATTAGCCAGCTGTGGTACAATGTTACCAATGTTCCACATTAGCCAGCTGTGGCACAATGTTACCAATGTTCCACATTAGCCCGCTGTGGTACAATGTTACCAATGTTCCACATTAGCAAGCTGTGGTACAATGTTACCAGTGTTCCACATTAGCCAGCTGTGGTACAATGTTACCAATGTTCCACATTAGCCCGCTATGGTACAATGTTACCAATGTTCCACATTAGCCAGCTGTGGTACAATGTTACCAATGTTCCACATTAGCCAGCTGTGGTACAATGTTACCAGTGTTCCACATTAGCCAGCTGTGGTACAATGTTACCAGTGTTCCACATTAGCCAGCAGTGGTACAATGTTACCAATGTTCCACATTAGCCAGCTGTGGTACAATGTTACCAGTGTTCCACATTAGCCAGCTGTGGTACAATGTTACCAGTGTTCCACATTAGCCAGCTGTGGTTCAATGTTACCAATGTTCCACATTAGCCAGCTGTGGTACAGTGTTACCAATGTTCCACATTAGCCAGCTGTGGTACAATGTTACCAGTGTTCCACATTAGCCAGCTGTGGTACAATGTTACCAGTGTTCCACATTAGCCAGCTGTGGTACAATGTTACCAATGTTCCACATTAGCCAGCTATGGTACAATGTTACCAATGTTCCACAGTTGACCTGCTCATCAGCTGTCTCTAGGAACAATATTCCCGACCCACAAGCCGGTGTCTGGGGGTTAAATTCCCGAGTGGGAAAGAAATACTTCGACACATTTCCATT harbors:
- the LOC138369482 gene encoding enolase-phosphatase E1-like; the encoded protein is MMLRDQTAKAIDEAAKPVDEAAKPIDETAKPVDETAKPIDETAKPIDEAAKPIDEAAKPIDEAAKPIDETGKPVDETAKPVDETAKPVDETAKPVDEAAKPIDETAKPVDETAKPVDETAKPVDETAKPVDEAAKPIDETAKPVDETAKPIDETAKPIDEAAKPIDEAAKPIDEAAKPVDETGKPVDEAAKPVDETAKPVDETGKPVDEAAKPVDETAKPVDETAKPIDETAKPVDETGKPVDEAAKPVDETAKPVDETAKPIDEAAKPIDEAAKPVDEAAKPVDETGKPIDETAKPIDEAAKPVDEAAKPIDEAAKPVDETGKPVDEAAKPIDETAKPIDETAKPVDETAKPIDEAAKPIDEAAKPVDEAAKPVDETAKPIDETAKPIDEAAKPVDETAKPIDEAAKPIDEAAKPVDEAAKPVDETAKPIDEAAKPVDEAAKPVDETAKPIDEAAKPVDETAKAIDEAAKPVDETAKPIDEAAKAQYKVFIQGYEQRTYPSVARGYPYVARGYPYVARGYRLWQEDIHLWQEDIVCGKRISICGKRISSVARGYRLWQEDIHLWQEDIVCGKRISICGKRISICGKRISICGKRISSVARGYPYVARGYRLWLEDIVCGKRISICGKRISSVARGYPYVARGYPYVARGYPYVARGYRLWQEDIHLWQEDIVCGKRISICG